A single Chryseobacterium sp. DNA region contains:
- the rplU gene encoding 50S ribosomal protein L21 yields the protein MFAIVEIAGLQYKVEQDQKLFVNRLKGDKGGKVSFDKVLLTVNGAITVGAPAVNGITVEAEILDHVKADKVIVFKKKRRKGYKVKNGHRQSLTQIVITGITGFEGGAKKAAKKETVKGEVLSDNATVNFGEDHELNYHLKKNNLSQSKENRETLITLGKAVKVELEKNVLTHEEVDAAIIKNIDQFKALNK from the coding sequence ATGTTTGCAATTGTAGAAATAGCAGGGCTTCAATACAAAGTTGAGCAAGACCAGAAGTTGTTTGTAAACCGTTTAAAAGGAGATAAAGGAGGAAAGGTTTCTTTCGATAAAGTTCTTCTTACTGTAAACGGTGCAATCACTGTAGGCGCCCCAGCTGTAAATGGAATCACTGTAGAAGCAGAGATCCTTGACCACGTAAAAGCTGATAAAGTAATCGTTTTCAAAAAGAAAAGAAGAAAAGGTTACAAAGTGAAAAACGGTCACAGACAATCTTTAACTCAAATCGTAATCACGGGTATTACAGGTTTTGAAGGAGGAGCTAAAAAAGCTGCTAAAAAAGAAACTGTGAAAGGTGAAGTTCTTTCTGACAACGCAACGGTTAACTTTGGTGAAGATCATGAGCTGAACTATCACTTAAAGAAAAACAACTTGTCTCAGTCTAAAGAGAACAGAGAAACTTTAATTACTTTAGGTAAAGCAGTTAAAGTTGAATTAGAAAAGAATGTTCTTACTCATGAAGAAGTAGATGCTGCTATCATTAAGAATATCGATCAATTTAAAGCACTTAATAAATAA
- a CDS encoding metalloprotease — translation MKRNFKFCLLAGFIAAISLTSCSDDKMEDNVLPEQQTSSAKIEQPGALEKLCYYVDNYWSSSAVLKTTLQSTTDTNFMNAQMTKIASLWGRSNPTLRFVDDPSNFNSTYNAISYSTGKIYYGYAIYYDAKSKGGDIVNAMILAHEYGHQLQYIFGLPSVSESTARPNELEADGFAGYYLRRPNGYNKTNFTEIAAAYEFAQSIGDYQTSSPGHHGTPAQRRSAVRLGFLLGQYDLTASNFDYNFFYYYQGVLNGTYKMAKNTVSPEIDAYMSQYIDELRKIQTGEISAEEFKNLK, via the coding sequence ATGAAAAGAAACTTTAAATTCTGCTTACTAGCAGGCTTTATCGCTGCAATTTCATTAACATCATGCAGCGATGACAAAATGGAAGACAATGTCTTACCTGAACAACAAACATCAAGTGCAAAAATTGAACAGCCGGGAGCGCTTGAAAAGCTCTGTTATTATGTGGACAACTACTGGAGCTCTTCTGCAGTATTGAAAACCACACTACAGAGCACTACAGACACCAACTTCATGAACGCTCAAATGACTAAAATTGCAAGTCTTTGGGGCAGAAGCAATCCCACGCTACGATTTGTAGATGATCCCTCCAATTTCAATTCAACGTACAACGCCATTTCCTATTCTACAGGAAAGATCTATTATGGTTATGCGATCTATTATGATGCCAAATCAAAAGGCGGAGATATTGTGAATGCCATGATTCTTGCCCATGAATACGGCCATCAGCTGCAATACATCTTTGGGCTTCCCTCTGTAAGCGAAAGCACAGCAAGACCCAACGAACTGGAGGCTGACGGTTTTGCCGGCTATTATTTAAGAAGACCCAACGGTTATAACAAGACCAACTTTACAGAAATTGCCGCGGCCTACGAATTTGCACAAAGCATAGGAGATTACCAGACTTCCAGTCCGGGACATCACGGAACGCCGGCTCAGAGAAGATCTGCCGTTCGTCTGGGATTCCTTTTAGGACAGTATGATCTCACAGCTTCCAATTTTGACTACAACTTCTTCTACTATTATCAGGGAGTTTTAAATGGCACGTATAAAATGGCTAAGAACACCGTAAGTCCGGAAATCGATGCCTACATGAGTCAGTATATTGACGAACTTAGAAAAATTCAGACAGGAGAAATTTCAGCCGAAGAGTTTAAAAATCTCAAATAA
- a CDS encoding acyltransferase family protein: protein MNRDLYIDFAKGLATLSIIFIHTTFWSGQFYIPAEVRVFSLVFDVALFYALSGITSGSNIEKTLYRLLKLQITYMIFVTFLFFLDYFFKVFGLSFFSMEWLQNFYSTFGSKYSTTSISSVPQWQNLGNWYLHQYTNADTFPVVMGSFWYLKVYFILTVFGVLILRFFPKHIHWFIGLCIALTLVFNIFPEYYPTGQVGYIAFYLAVFLIANRMRGKKIPGKMIPVLYTLVAGALLWMFWYYGSDIFYKINKNKFPPKIPYIIWTLFSLVTLFTLYNRLKISKENYITYIGKNAIFFYFAQGISSSLVYFLVVPLQENMPWWILMSLIYCINIILAFVISAGLQKVDTAGWTILRLLRSKTAESKGN from the coding sequence ATGAACAGAGATCTCTATATTGATTTTGCGAAAGGTCTGGCCACACTTTCTATCATATTTATTCACACCACATTCTGGTCCGGGCAGTTTTACATTCCGGCAGAAGTAAGGGTATTCTCTCTTGTTTTTGATGTAGCCCTTTTTTATGCTTTGAGTGGAATCACCTCAGGCTCAAATATTGAAAAAACATTGTACAGACTCCTAAAGTTACAGATCACGTATATGATCTTTGTAACCTTCCTTTTTTTCCTCGACTACTTTTTCAAGGTTTTTGGGCTCTCTTTCTTCTCGATGGAATGGCTGCAGAATTTTTACTCAACCTTCGGTTCAAAATATTCAACCACCAGTATTTCTTCTGTCCCGCAATGGCAGAATCTGGGAAACTGGTACCTTCATCAGTACACCAATGCCGATACTTTTCCGGTAGTCATGGGAAGCTTCTGGTATCTGAAGGTCTATTTTATTCTCACCGTCTTTGGGGTATTGATTCTGAGATTTTTCCCCAAACATATTCACTGGTTCATCGGACTCTGTATTGCCCTGACCCTGGTATTCAATATCTTTCCTGAATATTATCCGACAGGTCAGGTAGGCTATATTGCCTTCTATCTGGCTGTATTTTTAATTGCCAACAGGATGCGTGGAAAAAAGATTCCGGGTAAAATGATTCCGGTCTTATACACGCTTGTTGCAGGAGCCCTGCTGTGGATGTTCTGGTACTACGGAAGTGATATCTTTTATAAAATCAATAAAAATAAATTCCCGCCCAAAATCCCTTACATCATCTGGACCTTATTTTCTCTTGTCACTTTATTTACACTTTATAACAGACTAAAGATCTCCAAAGAAAATTATATCACCTATATCGGTAAAAATGCTATTTTCTTTTATTTTGCCCAGGGAATAAGTTCATCTTTAGTGTATTTCCTGGTAGTTCCTTTACAAGAAAACATGCCCTGGTGGATATTAATGAGCCTTATCTATTGTATTAATATCATCTTAGCATTCGTCATCTCAGCAGGATTGCAAAAAGTGGATACCGCCGGATGGACTATTTTAAGACTCCTAAGAAGCAAAACAGCAGAAAGTAAGGGAAACTGA
- a CDS encoding porin: MEVQENASRIGLEIDIKKGNWKIIAGGEIQVNMFKGGTSFNADGSLSGGFLTLQSEQKQQVFGNRLGYLGLDFGQYGVLTIGKQWSVYRDITSYTDRFNVFGARASATFIGGTDGGETGTGRADQSIIYRNRIGSFYVGGQIQARGGNNGKFIDGFGMSLQVELLHGLFTGVAYNRALLSENLINSGRIMGLTGHPDYFSLGARYSNPTLDFSVVGVLQKNGDFSEGTYDEPSGNSVKSTVVFNAKGLEIFGRYKFRKVFILAGYNLYKPDVNHIQQVSGQYQVYPGFKKNDFIIGVSYHPVKFVQIYSEQRFSAGKTSIGENEKSVFTLGLRIDLSKKFSRSFSL; the protein is encoded by the coding sequence ATGGAAGTGCAGGAAAATGCTTCCAGGATCGGCTTGGAAATCGATATAAAAAAAGGAAACTGGAAAATCATCGCAGGAGGCGAAATTCAGGTAAATATGTTTAAAGGCGGTACGTCTTTTAATGCTGACGGAAGCCTTTCAGGAGGATTTCTGACCCTTCAGTCTGAGCAGAAGCAGCAGGTTTTTGGTAACCGGTTAGGGTATCTGGGACTGGACTTTGGTCAATATGGAGTTCTTACAATAGGTAAACAATGGAGTGTATATCGGGATATTACTTCTTATACAGACCGGTTTAATGTGTTCGGAGCCAGGGCTTCGGCTACGTTTATCGGCGGAACAGATGGAGGAGAAACCGGTACAGGAAGAGCGGATCAGTCCATTATTTACCGAAACAGAATAGGCTCTTTTTATGTGGGAGGCCAGATTCAGGCGAGAGGTGGAAATAATGGTAAGTTTATAGACGGGTTCGGAATGTCTCTTCAGGTAGAGCTTCTCCATGGGCTTTTTACCGGTGTTGCTTATAACCGGGCCTTACTTAGTGAAAACCTTATCAATAGCGGAAGGATTATGGGGCTTACGGGCCATCCGGACTATTTTTCGTTGGGAGCCAGGTACAGTAATCCTACCCTTGATTTTAGTGTGGTTGGAGTACTGCAGAAAAACGGAGATTTTTCAGAAGGGACGTACGATGAGCCTTCGGGAAATAGCGTGAAGTCTACGGTGGTATTTAATGCTAAAGGACTGGAAATTTTTGGCAGGTATAAATTCAGGAAGGTTTTTATTCTGGCGGGGTACAATTTGTATAAGCCTGATGTGAATCATATTCAGCAGGTTTCCGGACAATACCAGGTGTATCCCGGATTTAAGAAAAATGATTTTATTATAGGGGTTTCATATCATCCAGTTAAATTCGTTCAGATATATAGCGAACAGAGGTTTTCGGCTGGCAAAACCTCTATTGGCGAAAATGAAAAAAGTGTATTTACGTTAGGATTAAGAATTGACCTTTCAAAGAAGTTCAGCAGATCATTCAGTTTATAA
- a CDS encoding tRNA-(ms[2]io[6]A)-hydroxylase gives MFKLKLPTDPRWANIAEGNIEEILTDHAWCEQKAATNAITLITMLPEYPEIVTELLAIAQEELDHFNQVHEIIKKRGYTFGRARKDDYVNQLAKFIIQGSREDLIVDKMLFAAMIEARSCERFKVLTENIKDEELKVFYRELMISEANHYTTFIAFARQLGTDPETVNKRWEEWLEYEADIIKSYGNKETIHG, from the coding sequence ATGTTTAAGTTGAAACTTCCTACCGATCCAAGGTGGGCAAATATTGCAGAAGGAAACATTGAAGAAATTTTAACGGACCATGCGTGGTGTGAACAAAAAGCAGCTACCAATGCCATTACATTGATCACTATGCTTCCTGAGTATCCTGAAATTGTCACAGAACTTCTTGCCATAGCACAGGAAGAGCTTGATCATTTTAATCAGGTTCATGAAATCATCAAAAAAAGAGGATATACGTTTGGAAGAGCACGAAAGGATGATTATGTCAACCAGCTGGCCAAGTTTATCATTCAGGGAAGCCGGGAAGACCTGATTGTGGATAAAATGCTTTTTGCTGCCATGATTGAAGCCAGAAGCTGTGAAAGATTTAAAGTGCTTACAGAAAACATTAAAGATGAAGAGCTTAAAGTTTTCTACAGGGAACTGATGATCTCTGAAGCCAATCATTACACAACATTTATTGCGTTCGCAAGACAGCTGGGAACAGATCCCGAAACCGTAAACAAACGTTGGGAAGAATGGCTGGAATATGAAGCAGACATTATTAAATCCTACGGAAATAAGGAAACCATCCACGGTTAA
- a CDS encoding DUF502 domain-containing protein produces MKKPSFENIANLFLKNFFQGLLIIGPIGLTIFVIWYIVSAIDNLIPSLAKQVPGLVFVSIILFTAILGYLGNKFVVGRFFFDTMDSLLEKTPGVKHIYTPTKDVMSSFVGDKKKFNDPVWVKTNENPEIWRIGFLTQKEMSDVDKHNYVAVYLPHSYAISGWVIVTEEKNIKPVVGMTAASAMKFAVSGGVAGFHSDENIFKAPE; encoded by the coding sequence TTGAAGAAGCCAAGCTTTGAAAATATTGCCAACCTTTTCCTGAAGAACTTTTTCCAGGGACTGCTGATTATTGGTCCTATCGGGCTTACTATTTTTGTGATTTGGTATATTGTCAGTGCTATTGACAATCTTATTCCATCTCTTGCCAAACAGGTTCCGGGGCTTGTTTTTGTATCCATTATACTGTTTACTGCTATTTTAGGCTATTTAGGAAATAAATTCGTAGTCGGGAGGTTCTTTTTTGACACCATGGATAGTCTATTGGAAAAAACTCCTGGCGTAAAGCATATTTATACTCCTACAAAAGATGTGATGTCATCATTTGTGGGCGATAAGAAAAAATTCAATGATCCTGTATGGGTAAAGACCAATGAAAATCCTGAAATCTGGAGAATCGGTTTTTTAACCCAAAAAGAAATGTCAGACGTTGACAAACACAATTATGTTGCGGTATACCTGCCCCACTCCTATGCTATTTCGGGCTGGGTAATTGTGACTGAAGAAAAAAACATCAAACCGGTAGTGGGAATGACTGCAGCTTCAGCAATGAAGTTTGCGGTAAGCGGCGGTGTAGCCGGATTCCATTCCGATGAAAATATATTTAAAGCGCCTGAGTAA
- a CDS encoding tryptophanase has protein sequence MNLPYAEPFRIKMVEEIRQSTREEREQWLKEANYNLFNLKSSQVFIDLLTDSGTGAMSDRQWGALMTGDESYAGSRSFEQLQNTVERITGFKYLLPTHQGRAAENVLFSVLVKEGDIVPGNSHFDTTKGHIEFRKAHAIDCTIDEAFDINDLHPFKGNINLEKLEQVYKSYPKENIPFCLITITCNSSGGQPVSLENMKAVKELSDRYGIPVFFDSARFAENAYFIKKREKGQENRSIKEICKEIFSYGDGMTMSSKKDGLVNIGGFIALNNEEVFRKASNFTIIYEGFITYGGMAGRDMAALAVGLDEATEFAYLESRISQVEYLGNKLIEYGIPVQKPIGGHAVFIDSLHFLPNVSRAEYPAQTLGLEIYKEAGIRTVEIGTLLADRDPETRENRYPKLELVRLAIPRRTYTNNHMDYIAAAVKNVYERREEIAKGYKITWEPEILRHFTVHLEKA, from the coding sequence ATGAATTTACCGTACGCGGAACCTTTCCGCATTAAAATGGTGGAAGAAATCCGCCAATCCACCAGAGAGGAAAGAGAACAATGGCTTAAAGAAGCAAATTATAACCTATTTAACTTAAAATCTTCACAGGTTTTCATCGACCTGCTGACGGATTCCGGAACCGGTGCCATGTCTGACAGACAGTGGGGAGCGCTGATGACCGGGGACGAAAGCTATGCCGGATCCCGTTCTTTTGAGCAATTGCAAAATACGGTTGAAAGAATTACCGGTTTTAAATATTTGCTCCCGACACACCAGGGAAGAGCTGCTGAAAATGTACTTTTCTCAGTATTGGTAAAAGAAGGAGATATAGTCCCCGGAAACTCCCATTTTGATACAACCAAAGGACATATCGAGTTTAGAAAGGCACATGCTATAGACTGTACGATAGATGAGGCTTTTGACATCAATGACCTTCATCCTTTTAAAGGAAACATCAATCTTGAAAAACTGGAGCAAGTTTATAAAAGCTATCCTAAAGAGAATATTCCTTTCTGCCTGATCACGATTACCTGTAATTCTTCGGGAGGACAGCCTGTTTCTCTTGAGAATATGAAAGCTGTAAAAGAGCTTTCCGACCGGTATGGAATTCCCGTATTCTTTGATTCGGCAAGATTTGCAGAAAACGCTTATTTTATTAAGAAAAGAGAAAAAGGACAGGAAAACAGAAGCATTAAAGAAATCTGTAAGGAAATTTTCTCTTATGGAGATGGAATGACGATGAGCTCTAAAAAAGACGGTCTTGTTAATATCGGAGGATTCATAGCATTGAACAACGAAGAAGTTTTCAGAAAAGCCTCTAACTTTACGATTATCTACGAAGGGTTCATCACGTACGGAGGAATGGCAGGAAGAGATATGGCCGCCCTAGCTGTAGGTCTTGATGAAGCCACTGAATTCGCTTATCTTGAAAGCAGGATCTCTCAGGTAGAATATCTTGGAAACAAACTTATTGAATATGGAATCCCGGTTCAGAAGCCGATTGGAGGTCACGCTGTTTTCATTGATTCATTACATTTTCTTCCCAACGTTTCCCGTGCAGAATACCCGGCACAGACTTTAGGGCTTGAAATTTACAAAGAGGCAGGGATCAGAACCGTAGAAATCGGGACTTTATTGGCCGACAGAGATCCTGAAACCCGAGAAAACCGTTATCCTAAACTGGAGCTGGTGCGTTTGGCAATCCCGAGAAGAACTTATACCAACAATCATATGGATTATATAGCGGCAGCTGTGAAGAATGTATATGAAAGACGTGAGGAAATTGCAAAAGGCTATAAGATCACCTGGGAACCGGAGATATTAAGACATTTTACCGTTCATCTTGAAAAAGCATAA